atttatatatgtcaaaaaacgttcatcaaactatgtacttattattgtgttaaaagttttaaaacatttatatattagaaatagtttagaaaatatttttatataaatatttttgtttgactaatatttaattataaattgttttatatcttaattttttaactttataataaaaatatcattttcagatagtaacacaatatatataagaattctcttaatttttaaatatattttcacaattttattatattattttgtaatttaattatttaatataacatataaatttaacattattaaaataaaattgatatttcattatatataaaatttattacgggttttatgaaaattaataaatactcagttaaaaactaataataaatcaatgacatatataaaagcttaaaaccgaataaaatatgacaaataagaaaatacgaattttaatataagacatagatttatatattattaaatcaaaatttgtttttaattttataaaattcattcgaatatatttttaaattaataaattagtgattcagctaaaaattattaataattcaGTGACTaaactaaaacctaataaaaacatgacaaataagcaaaattgactaaaatcatggaaaacatgacaaataagcaaaatcaaaataattatttatcttattacatattttatagttatattatttaaattaattaattatggagtcaactaaaaattattaataaattaaagattcagtttaaacctaattaaaacatgacaaataagcaaaattaactaaaatcatgaaaatcatgacaaataagctaaatcaattcataaataatagtatagattgcagttttatgaaaaaaaaattcaaaattataatgtatgaaattaattatcaacaattgtaaataaaaagtgttaattataaaataattaaaaattttaaaaatatttttttagaataaaaagtCAGAGAATGCATTAGAGAAACTTATATCTCTATTATAGAAGTTATTTGTTATCCTCAATAGAGATGGAAGAAAATATAGCTACCATCGAAATTGCTCTCTAGTACTTAGCAATTGTCCTGACTCAATCGAAGAATAAACTACGGGGATTCAATAACGTCACACATCTTCGAAATGTTTTGCCAAAAACACATCGATGGTGAAACGAGAAAAAAAGACAATCAGTCAAGAGGCCATAAATCCATATTCAGCACTTCTATTACAAATGGTGtgaaataaattatgaaaataactGCATTTaaggtgaaaaaaaaaagaagttccATAACTTGTGGAAGCTACATCTTCATAATAACTCTAGGAATGGGCATAACTCGagaataaaaagaatattacCCCAGAGAGGGTTTGAGGTTTTACTTCAAGCTGCGCCAAAGAGTGCAGTGATTTTAGGGTGTGTTTTAAAGTGATGGGGAGATATGAAGACAAGGTTTTTCGCATCAGCGAGTCTTCCTTCTCGGTAGAAAGCTTCAACAAGATGAAAATAGGCTGCAAAGGAAGGCGAATCCTTTGAGCTTAGCACATCCAAGAACTTCTTAGCATCTTCCAAAGTCCCAAACTTTGCAAGGTATCCATCAAAAGGCTCTGCATACGCAGGGTAattttgcttcttcatcaactCTAGAAGATCCAGCGCCTCATCGCCCTTCTTGATTTCGAGCAGCTTGTCTATAAGAGCCTTGTAAGTGGTTTGCCAAGGCTTTACATTGGCATTTCTCACCATCTCCATTAGGAATTTGCAAGCTCCCTCGATCCTGTTTTGGCTGAGAAACCCACCTACCAAGACATCAAGCAGATCAGAGTCGATATCAAACCCTTTCTCTAGCATATTCGCAAAACAGGCAAAGGCCTTATCAACTTCGTTGTTCTTGCAGTGCCCTTGGATGAGAATAGTCCATGTTTTTATGTCCGGAAAGCATCCTTGCGCTTCCATTTGATCTACAACTCCACGCGCTTCTTCTAACCTGTTAGCTTTACAAAGACCAAACACGAGCTGGCTGTAAGTGATGTTATCCGGCTCATAACCCGCATCTCTCATAGCCTTCATGatttcttcagcttcttcaaaCCTCGCTACACTAGTTAACGACCTGTGGATTCCATCGTACACAGCCTTCGAGAGAGACTTCCCAGTTGATTCATACTTGCTCGAAACCCGAAACACCAAATCCAAATCTGGACTGGGACCAGCCGATAAGGACCTCAAAAGAAGACTACAATCTTGAACAGATGGCTTGAAAGGACCGTCCATCATAAACTCGTAAAGCTTAACAGCCTCCACCATCATTCTAGACTTCTGAAACTGTCTCGAAACCTTTATATAAGTGTCAAGATCAACCTCATGCCCTCCGGTGGTCTTCATCTCATCGACAACACTCCAAAACTCCGCGACCGAGCTAGGCCTAGCCAAAACCCTCAAGGCTGCGTTATACGTAACGGTGCTGTGTCTATAACCAGAAGAAGTACCACCACCAACCCCAACCCAATGAAAAAACGCCAAAGCTTTCAAAGGATGCTCCCTCAGCTCCTTCAACACCCTGATAACAAAATTATCCGAGAGAGGGAGCTTCATCTCCTGCAGCTCCCTCTCAACCTCACAACTCCAATCACCTTTCGAAACAGCAGCGGAAACACTAGCGGCAACATCAGAAACGGCGTTCTCCTTAAGCATTCTCTCATAGAAATGAGCCAAAGCAGCAGCGTCGGCCTTGGAGTTGTTGTCCTCCTCCTTATTAAGCAAACTATAAAGAGTCTTGTAAGTTTCCTCGTCCATATAAAACCCTCCTTGCTTCATATCAGAAAGAGTCATCCAAAACCGTTTCATGGATCTCTGCTGCACCAAGACCCTCAGCATCGTGCTGTAAAGGGGAGAGCTTGGAGTAAGACCTGATTCTCTGATGACCCAATGGAGAAAGGAGTAAGCTTTCTCCGGGTGCTTATCTAGTTTCCTAAGCAGGTAGATTGCAGTCTCGTGGGTTAAAGACGTATCTGGATTCTTCAATCCTTCCTCTACTTTCTTGGACCAAGCGTTTTCGAGTACTAACTGAAGCATAGACTCTGGTCTCGAAGAAAAGGAGCGGACTTGCCATGGGAATTGAATGGAAGACGAACCCACCTGAGCTGAGATCTTTGAGTAAGCGTTTCGGAGAGAAGACAGAACTGCTTTTGACCTGTACATGGCTGCTGCTGCTGTCTGATAGAATAGAAGAAGCGCAAAAGGAAGACCAAAGTCACGAAACTGTGATATTAGGGTTTAAGCGAAAATGCAACTTCTTGCGAATTGGGGGTGGGTGGGTGGGTGTGGGTTTAACAGCCTCATAAACGCTGCGTTTTCCCAGAGGATATGTGGAATTTTAGGCCTCCGTTTCTgaaaccgaaatacccgaattGCATACTCGGTTCAGCCAGTAAACATATCTGAATAGACTTTGTAGAGTGGTATAAAATGTATGGACCCAAACCAACCCTCCAAAACCCCCATTATATATTAATCGAGAAGTGACTTCTGAGCTGACGTATTGCTCATATGtgaaattttaagaaattattataatttgattggttgattattTTTACTCCCTCCATTTCCGAAAGTaagatattttagattttttacttgctccacaaagatagatttgcTATATGtctaaagtatttttttatatttttaaaaaacattaaatgaaaatatttgaatttatcAAATTTCATTCGTGAAAatttattggaaagtgtataataaagtaaaaaaaattaaattatcaaCATTTACTGAATTCCCAATAAGCGTGAAcactttagaaaattttattttcgggTACATAGAgagtattaaatatttattatatttattttaatcaaatctaaaaataaaaggaaactCTAGAACCAATTAATACAAGCTACCAAAAAACACAAGTAATAtcagaaataataatttatggtaactaattgcaTAATTATAGaaagaatatataatgtttcatcaattttttttatttttataaattatttacttttagttatttaaaatattttaataactttttatcgaaataaatataatggttgtatattcttatataaagaATTAGA
This genomic interval from Brassica napus cultivar Da-Ae chromosome A6, Da-Ae, whole genome shotgun sequence contains the following:
- the LOC106399455 gene encoding pentatricopeptide repeat-containing protein At3g48250, chloroplastic-like; this translates as MYRSKAVLSSLRNAYSKISAQVGSSSIQFPWQVRSFSSRPESMLQLVLENAWSKKVEEGLKNPDTSLTHETAIYLLRKLDKHPEKAYSFLHWVIRESGLTPSSPLYSTMLRVLVQQRSMKRFWMTLSDMKQGGFYMDEETYKTLYSLLNKEEDNNSKADAAALAHFYERMLKENAVSDVAASVSAAVSKGDWSCEVERELQEMKLPLSDNFVIRVLKELREHPLKALAFFHWVGVGGGTSSGYRHSTVTYNAALRVLARPSSVAEFWSVVDEMKTTGGHEVDLDTYIKVSRQFQKSRMMVEAVKLYEFMMDGPFKPSVQDCSLLLRSLSAGPSPDLDLVFRVSSKYESTGKSLSKAVYDGIHRSLTSVARFEEAEEIMKAMRDAGYEPDNITYSQLVFGLCKANRLEEARGVVDQMEAQGCFPDIKTWTILIQGHCKNNEVDKAFACFANMLEKGFDIDSDLLDVLVGGFLSQNRIEGACKFLMEMVRNANVKPWQTTYKALIDKLLEIKKGDEALDLLELMKKQNYPAYAEPFDGYLAKFGTLEDAKKFLDVLSSKDSPSFAAYFHLVEAFYREGRLADAKNLVFISPHHFKTHPKITALFGAA